ATATTTGCTTGTCATAACAAATATACATAGATTTAACATATTGCATGCATCCGTAGCAACGAGCACGGGGTATTGTGCTAGTAATTACTCAAACAACATATATAATGGCAAATGACCGTGGAATTCATGCTTCTGATGTTCGTATAGATGACATTTCCAACAATAAAACCATGTCAAATCAAATAAATTATATTTATGTACGAAAAATATGCAAATTCCTTCCAATATAGTATAGAACAAGTGAGATGCGCAAGGGGTAGCTAGAATGCGCAAGGGGTCAGCCATGGTACTTGACGGAGGTGTATGTCTGGACCATGCTGGAGACAAATGTGACGACGGCGACGAACTCGACGACGACGGCCCACGGCAGCGTGAAGTAGTTGCGCTGCACGTCCGCCCACATGACGTAGAGTGGGTGGCGGCTCCGCTCCCGCAGCTTCTCGAGCAGCCGCCCCAGGTAGCTCTTCTCGAGCAGCAGGTCGCCGCCGGCCGCCTCGCTGGCGGCGCCCATCTTCCTGAAGAACCTGGCCACCTCCTCCTTGCTCTCGTTGCCCGCGCCGCCGTGCTGCTGCACCACCTCCGCCGCCGACAGCACCCCGGCGTCCTCCGCGGACTGCAGCATCTTCGCCATGAACGACGCGTACGCCGACACGACCGTCGGGGCTACCGTCGTTGTCGTCGTCGTTGCAGCCGACGATGAGGAGGACGACTGCTCGAACGCCATGAGGTTCAGCAGCAGCGGCGCCGTGCGGAACTCGAGACGGAGCTGGGGAAGATGCAGCCGGTCCTCGTGCTGCGTCAGCTTCACGGCGAACGGCACGGGGCCAAGCACCGACGCGATGCCCACCACCGGCTTGCTCCCGGACCCGCCGCGCGCCTTCTTGAACTGCACGCCCATCCGCTTCAGGTCGCTCGCCGATGGCACGTCCTCCTTCCCGTAGCTCGCGCTCCACTTCTTGTCCTCGGGAAGGATCGGGTACAGCAGGGGCACGAACAGAAGCAGCGGGATGCGGCGCAGCAGTCGGGCCGCCTCctgcgccatctccatcaccgcgccATCCTGGATGGCGCGCGGGGGCGGCTCCCACCGCGTTCGCGCCGCGGTGACCATCTCGTAGAGCAGGTGCAGGATGTGGGAGACGCCTTCTGCCGCGGGCAGTGCGTCGTCACTCATGTCGCGGCCCTTCTCGCCGGCGAGGTAGAACAGCACGAGCTTCAAGAGGAGCACCGGCGGGGGGTAACCGGTGGCCTCGAACTCCGGCAGCCTGCTGGCGGTAATGAGGTCGACGAGGACGAAGAACGGGATCTGGTTCTCGGCGAGGACGAGGTCCACGGAGAGCTGCGCGGGGCCGAAGGGCGTCGCGTGCAGCGACGGCTCATCGCGCCCGGTGGCGACGTTGATGAGGTGCTCGATGATGAAGCAGCCGTCGAGCACCATCATCTGGATGAAGTCGTCGGCGGCGATGTCGGCGAGCTCCTCGCTGACGTACATTGCCCGGGCCTCCTGCTCGCGGGCTGCCACGATGCGGACGTAGTCCTGTATGATGGTGAGGTGGTGCGCCGGGTCCGGGTGGCCGCGAGAGATGAGGCCGTTGAGGTACGCCACCTTGAGCCGCTCGGCGGGGCGGAGGCGCCGGTCCTCGCGGTTGTGGAGCGGGCCGATGGCGACGAACCCCGGCGTGTAATCGTTGGCGTTGTTGTCGCGGAGGTGGACGGGGACGCGGGACAGCCGGTGGCTGCTCGCCGTGGCCCGGTGCTGCTCATCCGCCGCCGCGCCCTCCTGCTTGCGCATCAGGCTGCGCGCCAGCAGCTCCACGTGCACCGTgatgtcgccgccgccgccaccaagacCGCCACCGGCCATGCCTCGGTTCCTAGGCATGCGTGGTCGTGGACCGTAATCCATAATGGTGGTCGACGGAGGTGGTCGAGGGAACAGTGTGCACGATCACGATCACCGTGAAATGCATATGCACgtctacatatatagtggcaaaatGGAATCTAAACCCATAACGCTTGCTAGCTGAGATGATGAAAAGGACACGCAAGAATATATCTGACAACACCGGGAGCCACTTCTGATGTATGCTTATACAATCATACTCCATACGTAGCTTCCGGCAGAGATAAAGATGAGCTGGAGAAAAGCGAACAGAACATCAGTGCTAATTCTTTGCTTTACTTGTGCAGACACGTCATAAGAGATTCATACAATGTCTTTTCTGCAGTGCCAACTTTGTCGTGCACTAATCAGGTTACATACGTCTGTGAAAGAAGTGTATGATATATGTACCCTTGGCAAGAGGCAGATCATACTTGGGGACACAGACCATCAGGGCCACTGCTGCTGCCAACCTCTCTGCGCCGCCTAGCGCTCGTGCATATGTCCAGGCAGGGTTCCTTCAGGGCCTTGTCGGTGTCGAGAGGCGGGGGAGGCACTCCAAAGTTGAACTGAAACAAGCAACACCGTGTCTTCAAATTCTGTTTTAACATAACAAGTTGTGCATTCCTGAATTTCTATTACCTGGCAGCTATAGTTTTCAAAATTTGGCTCCATATACAAATCGACACCCATGTGATCCTTGAAGAAGGTCTGGAAGACAGAAATCACCTTTTAGAAAGAGCCACTAAGCCTAAATGAAATTCTCTTTTAAGAGAGGAAGTACTTTTTCTTCAAGGAGCATTTCATGCTGGTTCAGGTATAGCTTTAGGTGACGCAAAGGTTTTCAAGATCTATTCATTACGATGCAACATCGACACTTCTCCGAAGTTGCACATGTTTAGCAAAGTTAGGCTGCGAGAATAAAATCTGTAACTCGTGGTTTGGAGTAGCTCCTGCCGCTG
This Lolium perenne isolate Kyuss_39 chromosome 1, Kyuss_2.0, whole genome shotgun sequence DNA region includes the following protein-coding sequences:
- the LOC127345401 gene encoding UPF0481 protein At3g47200-like, which gives rise to MDYGPRPRMPRNRGMAGGGLGGGGGDITVHVELLARSLMRKQEGAAADEQHRATASSHRLSRVPVHLRDNNANDYTPGFVAIGPLHNREDRRLRPAERLKVAYLNGLISRGHPDPAHHLTIIQDYVRIVAAREQEARAMYVSEELADIAADDFIQMMVLDGCFIIEHLINVATGRDEPSLHATPFGPAQLSVDLVLAENQIPFFVLVDLITASRLPEFEATGYPPPVLLLKLVLFYLAGEKGRDMSDDALPAAEGVSHILHLLYEMVTAARTRWEPPPRAIQDGAVMEMAQEAARLLRRIPLLLFVPLLYPILPEDKKWSASYGKEDVPSASDLKRMGVQFKKARGGSGSKPVVGIASVLGPVPFAVKLTQHEDRLHLPQLRLEFRTAPLLLNLMAFEQSSSSSSAATTTTTTVAPTVVSAYASFMAKMLQSAEDAGVLSAAEVVQQHGGAGNESKEEVARFFRKMGAASEAAGGDLLLEKSYLGRLLEKLRERSRHPLYVMWADVQRNYFTLPWAVVVEFVAVVTFVSSMVQTYTSVKYHG